A part of Caviibacter abscessus genomic DNA contains:
- a CDS encoding M24 family metallopeptidase, giving the protein MDKISSIRQYISEEKLTGVIITNPTNVFYLTGFSCNPHERLLALVITEDKLCMLVPALEYETAKLNVTKNIQIASYFDTEDGYAKLQVLSGNLNNIGIEKSHLTVERLERILEIFDVKTYENIDKLIINMRKYKSEDEVLKLREATRLSDIAIDIARKNLKEGITELELKSIIEYEMKKLGVKSMSFETIVLFGKNAANPHGESGTTKLQKGDLALFDLGVYYNGYASDETRTFKFGEVSEEANKIYETVLKANTAAINACKPGIRFCDLDKIARDIITEAGYGQYFTHRLGHGLGIDVHEFPDVSSSTKDILEEGMVFTIEPGIYKPGVAGVRIEDDILITKDGCEVLTKYEK; this is encoded by the coding sequence ATGGATAAAATTAGTAGCATCAGACAATATATATCTGAAGAAAAACTTACAGGAGTAATAATTACAAATCCTACTAATGTATTTTATTTAACAGGTTTTTCTTGCAATCCGCATGAAAGATTATTAGCTTTGGTAATTACTGAAGATAAACTTTGTATGTTAGTTCCAGCACTTGAGTATGAAACAGCAAAATTAAATGTTACAAAAAATATACAAATTGCTTCTTATTTTGATACAGAAGATGGTTATGCAAAATTACAAGTTTTAAGTGGTAATTTAAATAACATAGGTATAGAAAAATCGCATTTAACAGTTGAAAGACTTGAAAGAATATTAGAAATATTTGATGTTAAAACTTATGAAAATATTGATAAACTAATAATTAATATGAGAAAATATAAGTCAGAAGATGAGGTTTTAAAACTAAGAGAAGCAACAAGATTAAGTGATATAGCAATAGATATAGCAAGAAAAAATTTAAAAGAAGGAATTACTGAATTAGAACTTAAATCAATCATAGAATATGAAATGAAAAAATTAGGGGTAAAATCAATGTCTTTTGAAACTATAGTTTTATTTGGTAAAAATGCGGCAAATCCTCATGGAGAAAGCGGAACAACAAAATTGCAAAAGGGAGATTTAGCGTTATTTGATTTAGGTGTGTATTATAACGGGTATGCTTCAGATGAAACAAGAACATTTAAGTTTGGAGAAGTTAGTGAAGAGGCAAATAAAATTTATGAAACAGTATTAAAAGCAAATACTGCTGCAATAAATGCTTGTAAACCTGGTATAAGATTTTGTGATTTAGATAAAATTGCAAGAGATATAATAACTGAAGCAGGATATGGACAATATTTTACTCATAGATTAGGACATGGTCTGGGTATAGATGTACATGAGTTTCCTGACGTAAGTTCTTCAACAAAAGACATACTTGAGGAAGGCATGGTATTTACAATAGAACCAGGAATATATAAGCCTGGAGTTGCAGGTGTAAGAATAGAAGATGATATTTTGATAACAAAAGATGGATGCGAGGTGCTTACTAAATATGAAAAATAG
- a CDS encoding RDAC family protein, with the protein MKNRFTIGDFLELEKEVDTKIHYKDACGAGVIQLDSQDEITINQIKDFFKRKNIEIEFSNDNKYVFTK; encoded by the coding sequence ATGAAAAATAGATTTACTATAGGTGATTTTTTAGAACTTGAAAAAGAAGTGGATACTAAAATTCATTATAAAGATGCTTGCGGTGCAGGAGTTATACAACTTGACAGCCAAGATGAGATAACTATAAATCAAATAAAAGACTTCTTTAAAAGAAAGAATATAGAAATTGAATTTAGTAATGACAATAAATATGTATTTACAAAATAA
- a CDS encoding class I SAM-dependent methyltransferase: MNIKYYEDNLQKNENFGIKIEEKWDLKADSFNLAQQNDKTEFATKTLKFLKEKNIIQNANVLDIGGGSGRYAIPFAKYAKHVVVTDISQNMLYLASENAKKENILNISFRKSVWDKENINSSENEKFDLVFAAMCPALRTPQGLYNMIKSSKKYCLINQFVKDTDTFVEYILSETGLKREHHPHNDRNIIYSTFNILWLHGYNPEINYLYSNITFETNFFEIEEKYKSLLIRIENETNFDVNKLIEKYLNVYSNKITTDVVMANILWDI, encoded by the coding sequence ATGAATATTAAATATTACGAAGATAATCTTCAAAAAAATGAAAATTTTGGTATTAAAATTGAAGAAAAATGGGATTTAAAAGCGGATAGTTTTAATTTAGCACAGCAAAATGATAAAACAGAATTTGCAACAAAAACATTAAAATTTTTAAAAGAAAAAAATATAATACAAAATGCGAATGTACTTGATATAGGTGGAGGAAGCGGAAGATATGCTATTCCATTTGCGAAGTATGCAAAACATGTAGTTGTTACTGATATTTCACAAAATATGCTATATTTAGCTAGTGAAAATGCAAAAAAAGAAAATATTTTAAATATATCTTTTAGAAAAAGTGTATGGGACAAAGAAAATATTAATAGTTCTGAAAATGAAAAGTTTGACTTAGTTTTTGCTGCAATGTGTCCTGCTTTGAGAACGCCGCAAGGATTATATAACATGATAAAGTCGTCTAAAAAATATTGTCTTATCAATCAGTTTGTTAAAGATACTGATACTTTTGTAGAATATATTTTAAGTGAAACTGGGTTAAAAAGAGAGCATCATCCACATAATGATAGAAATATTATATATTCTACTTTTAATATTTTATGGTTGCATGGATATAATCCTGAAATAAATTATTTATATAGCAACATAACATTTGAAACAAACTTTTTCGAAATAGAGGAAAAATATAAATCTTTGCTTATAAGAATTGAAAACGAAACAAATTTTGATGTAAATAAATTAATAGAAAAATATTTAAATGTTTATTCAAATAAAATAACTACAGATGTCGTAATGGCAAATATTTTATGGGACATATAA
- a CDS encoding sugar O-acetyltransferase, whose translation MTEKEKAEKGLLYDANYDIELKEHRHKCKDLCMEYNNTKTSDEKRQKELIKSIVGKTGENFKIEPSFWCDYGYNIELGENFYSNHNLVILDCAKVSFGANCFIAPNCSFYTASHPIEVELRNKGLETAKPITVGNNVWIGGNVVVLPGVSIGDNTVIGAGSVVTRDIPSNVVAVGNPCKVIKTVKS comes from the coding sequence ATGACAGAAAAAGAAAAAGCTGAAAAAGGGCTTTTATATGATGCTAACTACGATATAGAACTTAAAGAACATAGACATAAATGTAAAGATTTGTGTATGGAATACAATAATACTAAAACATCTGATGAAAAAAGACAAAAAGAGTTAATTAAAAGTATTGTTGGAAAAACTGGAGAAAATTTTAAAATAGAGCCTTCATTTTGGTGTGATTATGGATATAACATTGAACTTGGAGAAAATTTTTATTCTAATCATAATCTTGTTATACTTGATTGTGCAAAAGTTAGTTTTGGAGCTAATTGTTTTATAGCACCCAATTGTTCTTTTTATACAGCAAGCCATCCTATTGAAGTAGAACTTAGAAACAAAGGGCTTGAGACAGCCAAGCCTATTACAGTAGGAAATAATGTTTGGATAGGTGGAAACGTAGTTGTCTTACCAGGAGTAAGTATTGGAGATAATACTGTGATTGGAGCAGGAAGTGTTGTAACTCGTGATATTCCAAGTAATGTAGTTGCTGTAGGTAATCCTTGTAAAGTTATAAAAACAGTAAAATCTTAG
- a CDS encoding alpha/beta hydrolase fold domain-containing protein, translating to MKKILIIVLIGIIAIFYVYIHAIEKRSVTSFVIEKYFWISGAKKYFEPKNDSDVAKILKEAERISDKKYEKPKLKSRVDDILFSNMQVLIINDKNLKSQPTIFYVHGGSFINQPNKYHLKFLDGIAQKSNAKILLPIYTKAPKYTYIDTLKILLSFYEISYKDNFILMGDSAGGAISLSLLQILKEKEHKLPKKTILISPVVDLSLENKEIDAYEKKDPFLSKFLLKKIGELWSKSDVKNPLVSPIFGKYQGIEGITIITGTNDILYPDILKFHKKLKSEDVKHNFIVKEKMNHGYPLYPIPEAKKAQNLIVDEINGLLQTNKI from the coding sequence ATGAAAAAAATATTAATAATTGTTTTAATTGGAATAATAGCTATTTTTTACGTATATATACATGCAATTGAAAAAAGATCAGTTACAAGTTTTGTTATAGAAAAATATTTTTGGATTTCTGGAGCTAAAAAATATTTTGAACCTAAAAATGATAGCGATGTGGCTAAAATACTTAAAGAAGCAGAAAGAATAAGTGATAAAAAGTATGAAAAGCCAAAATTAAAATCAAGAGTAGATGATATTTTATTTTCTAATATGCAGGTTTTAATAATAAATGATAAAAACTTAAAGTCTCAACCTACTATTTTTTATGTTCATGGAGGTTCATTTATTAATCAGCCAAATAAATATCATCTTAAATTTTTAGATGGTATTGCACAAAAATCCAATGCAAAGATACTTCTTCCAATATATACGAAAGCACCCAAATATACTTATATTGATACTTTGAAAATATTGCTTTCATTTTATGAAATAAGTTATAAAGATAATTTTATTTTAATGGGGGATTCAGCAGGTGGTGCAATATCTCTATCTTTATTACAAATATTAAAGGAAAAAGAGCATAAATTACCTAAAAAGACAATATTAATTTCACCTGTTGTTGATTTAAGTCTTGAAAATAAAGAAATAGATGCTTATGAAAAAAAAGATCCATTTTTATCTAAATTTTTACTTAAAAAAATAGGAGAGTTATGGTCTAAATCAGATGTTAAAAACCCACTAGTTAGTCCTATTTTCGGAAAATATCAAGGTATTGAAGGAATAACTATAATTACAGGAACTAATGATATTTTATATCCTGATATATTAAAATTTCATAAAAAATTAAAATCAGAAGATGTAAAGCATAACTTCATAGTTAAAGAAAAAATGAATCATGGCTATCCTTTATATCCAATACCTGAAGCAAAGAAAGCACAAAATTTGATTGTTGATGAAATAAATGGGTTGTTGCAAACAAATAAAATTTAA
- a CDS encoding TRM11 family SAM-dependent methyltransferase, translated as MNKKIKKWEPENFNLEMTTHWSFPKRGDWATHDSKWRGNWSPYIPRNIILRYSKENDLILDQFAGGGTTLVEAKLLNRNIIGVDVNDLAIARCKEKINFEYENANGKVYIRKGDARNLTFIKNETIDLICTHPPYANIIKYSENIAEDISNLKIKDFLEEMKLVSNECYRILKKDKFCAILMGDTRQKGHMIPMSFDVMRIFENSGFKLKEIIIKEQHNCKATGYWKTNSIKYNFLLIAHEYLFIFKK; from the coding sequence ATGAACAAAAAAATAAAAAAATGGGAACCTGAAAATTTTAATTTAGAAATGACTACACACTGGTCTTTTCCAAAAAGAGGAGATTGGGCAACACACGATTCAAAATGGAGAGGAAATTGGTCACCGTATATACCTAGAAATATTATACTCAGATATTCTAAGGAAAATGACTTAATACTCGATCAATTTGCAGGAGGTGGCACAACACTCGTTGAAGCAAAACTTCTAAATAGAAATATTATTGGGGTAGATGTCAATGATTTAGCTATTGCCAGATGTAAGGAAAAGATAAATTTTGAATATGAAAATGCTAATGGTAAAGTATATATACGTAAAGGTGATGCAAGAAACTTAACATTTATAAAAAATGAAACTATAGATTTAATATGCACACACCCACCATATGCAAATATAATTAAATATAGCGAAAACATAGCCGAAGATATTTCAAATTTAAAAATTAAAGATTTTTTAGAAGAAATGAAACTTGTTTCTAATGAATGTTATAGAATTTTAAAAAAAGATAAATTTTGTGCCATTCTTATGGGAGATACTAGACAAAAAGGACATATGATACCAATGTCTTTTGATGTTATGCGTATATTTGAAAATTCAGGGTTTAAATTAAAAGAAATAATAATAAAAGAACAACATAACTGCAAAGCAACTGGATACTGGAAAACTAATAGTATAAAGTACAATTTTTTGTTAATCGCACATGAATATTTATTTATTTTTAAAAAATAG
- a CDS encoding type II restriction endonuclease: MIHRNFNDWLSNFKESIASYNYYIDFKKVYKNIENIKIELSILNTLIGSKNIEKDFKNLVKKYPEILKCIPILLAVRSDEIYCQDEKGGHTFNFKEKDDINLYLYFMKETGLFDLLQNHIRNNLIDYVTGIETGLDSNGRKNRGGHLMENLVEKFIQNAGLVKEKDYFKEMYISQIQNKWNINLSAISNKGKMEKRFDFVIKTSNMIYGIETNFYSSGGSKLNETARSYKNIALESKTIEGFSFVWFTDGKGWKTAKNNLEETFDVMEHIYNINDLENDIILKLIKD; the protein is encoded by the coding sequence ATGATACATAGGAATTTTAATGATTGGTTATCAAATTTTAAAGAAAGTATAGCCAGCTATAATTATTACATAGATTTTAAAAAAGTTTATAAAAATATAGAAAATATAAAAATTGAATTAAGTATTTTAAATACGCTTATTGGTTCTAAAAATATTGAAAAGGATTTCAAAAATTTAGTAAAAAAATATCCTGAAATTTTAAAATGTATACCTATTTTATTAGCAGTTCGATCTGATGAAATTTATTGTCAAGATGAAAAAGGTGGGCATACTTTTAATTTTAAAGAAAAAGACGATATTAATTTATATTTATACTTTATGAAAGAAACCGGATTATTTGATTTACTTCAAAATCATATTAGAAATAATTTAATAGATTATGTTACGGGTATTGAAACAGGTCTTGATTCTAACGGCAGAAAAAATCGTGGCGGACATTTAATGGAAAATTTAGTTGAAAAATTTATACAAAATGCAGGACTAGTCAAAGAAAAAGATTATTTCAAAGAAATGTATATTAGCCAAATTCAAAATAAATGGAATATTAATCTTTCTGCTATTTCAAATAAAGGAAAAATGGAAAAACGTTTTGATTTTGTTATAAAAACATCTAATATGATTTATGGAATTGAAACTAATTTTTATAGTAGTGGTGGAAGTAAATTAAATGAAACTGCACGAAGTTATAAAAATATTGCATTAGAATCTAAAACAATAGAAGGTTTTTCATTTGTTTGGTTTACTGATGGCAAAGGTTGGAAAACAGCTAAAAATAATCTAGAAGAAACTTTTGATGTTATGGAACATATTTATAATATTAATGATTTAGAAAATGACATAATATTAAAACTAATTAAGGATTAA
- a CDS encoding DNA adenine methylase produces the protein MDIKSSKKVKPFLKWAGGKGQLLDKIKSYYPFEKNKTKKYAEPFVGGGAVLFDILNKYDLDEIYISDINKELINTYIVIRDNIDELIKILSNMQETFLSLDTDKKKEFYIKKRQLFNELKINGNKNTNIKKASLMIFLNKTCFNGLFRVNKSGLFNVPMGNYKKPVICDENNLRAISKKLKKVTIICGNYKQSSDFIDENTFVYFDPPYRPINETSSFTSYTESKFDDSDQLELANFINEMNKKGATILVSNSDPKNTNKDDNFFDNVYSNYNIKRVDASRMINSNGKSRGKIKELIISNL, from the coding sequence ATGGATATTAAAAGTAGTAAAAAAGTTAAACCTTTTTTAAAATGGGCTGGTGGTAAAGGACAACTTCTTGATAAAATAAAAAGTTACTATCCTTTTGAAAAAAATAAAACAAAAAAATACGCTGAACCTTTTGTTGGTGGAGGTGCTGTATTATTTGATATTCTAAATAAATATGATTTAGATGAAATTTATATAAGTGACATAAACAAAGAACTAATTAACACATACATAGTAATTCGTGATAATATTGATGAGTTAATTAAAATACTTTCAAATATGCAAGAAACTTTTTTATCTTTAGATACAGATAAAAAAAAGGAGTTTTACATAAAAAAGAGACAGCTTTTTAATGAACTTAAAATAAATGGGAATAAAAATACAAATATAAAAAAAGCTTCATTAATGATATTTCTTAATAAAACTTGCTTTAATGGGCTTTTTAGAGTAAATAAAAGTGGACTTTTCAATGTTCCTATGGGAAATTATAAAAAACCTGTTATTTGTGATGAAAATAATCTTAGAGCAATTTCTAAAAAATTAAAAAAAGTAACTATTATTTGTGGAAACTATAAACAGTCATCTGATTTTATAGATGAAAATACTTTTGTTTATTTTGATCCACCATATAGACCTATTAATGAAACATCAAGTTTTACTTCTTATACTGAGAGTAAATTTGATGATTCAGATCAACTTGAACTTGCCAACTTTATTAATGAAATGAATAAAAAAGGTGCAACAATTTTAGTTAGCAATTCCGATCCAAAAAATACAAATAAAGATGACAATTTTTTTGATAATGTTTATTCTAATTATAATATAAAAAGAGTGGATGCTTCACGTATGATTAACAGCAATGGAAAATCTCGTGGCAAGATTAAAGAATTGATTATATCTAATTTATAG
- the bcp gene encoding thioredoxin-dependent thiol peroxidase has translation MLKIGDKAFDFNLSDFNGKYHKLSDYLGKKVVLYFYPKDNTPGCTVQACTYRDNYQQFVDLDVVLIAISRDTVKSHKKFIDKFNLPFLLLSDVDKTAITNYEVAVEKSMFGKKYIGSERTTFIIDEKGYIQNIFRNVDYKKDTDIILQELKK, from the coding sequence ATGTTAAAAATTGGAGACAAAGCTTTTGATTTTAATTTAAGCGATTTTAATGGTAAATATCATAAATTAAGTGATTATCTTGGAAAAAAAGTTGTACTTTATTTTTATCCTAAAGATAATACACCTGGTTGTACGGTTCAAGCGTGTACTTACAGAGATAATTATCAGCAATTTGTAGATTTAGACGTAGTATTAATCGCTATTTCAAGAGACACAGTTAAATCACATAAAAAATTTATAGATAAATTTAATTTACCATTCTTACTTCTATCTGATGTAGATAAAACTGCTATTACAAATTACGAAGTAGCCGTTGAAAAAAGCATGTTTGGTAAAAAGTATATAGGATCAGAAAGAACTACTTTTATAATTGATGAAAAAGGATATATTCAAAATATATTTAGAAATGTTGATTATAAAAAAGATACGGATATTATACTACAAGAACTTAAAAAATAA
- a CDS encoding formate--tetrahydrofolate ligase yields MNTKQTKLKPIIDICNNIGIQDDEIELYGKYKAKINLNIFKRLETKSNGRLILISAITPTKKGEGKSTITIGLSQAINKLGHTSIAALREPSMGPVFGLKGGATGGGASQVLPMEDINLHFTGDFHAITAAHNLISAAIDNHIYWGNELNIDTENIYFKRVLDTNDRALRDITINDKKYERQASFQITVASELMAILCLCESLSELKEKIEKIVVAKDVNNNLITVKDLNIAGSCAVILKDAIKPNIVQTTENTPVLIHGGPFANIAHGCNSIIATNLALKLSDYTVTEAGFAADLGAEKFFDIKCRKADITPDAVVLVITCRAVKENSLENIKAHIENLQNFNIPIIPCINHFSGDNENDINEIITYVENLGYKCILTDSYSKGGEGTLELASTVIDTINEKDSYSNEDVEKKAIKNFEYLYSLDTDIKEKIEILAKTIYRAEKVEYSDLALQKINYFDEKISKLPICISKTPISISDKPDIKGVPSNYTFNVKDIRPSFGAGFVVVMCGNIIDMPGLPKIPAANFIDIDENQEVVGLF; encoded by the coding sequence ATGAACACTAAACAAACTAAACTAAAACCAATAATTGACATTTGTAATAATATTGGTATACAAGATGATGAAATAGAATTATATGGAAAATACAAAGCAAAAATAAATTTAAATATTTTTAAAAGACTTGAAACAAAGTCAAATGGAAGACTTATACTAATTAGTGCTATAACGCCAACAAAAAAAGGCGAAGGAAAATCAACTATAACAATAGGACTTAGTCAAGCTATTAATAAATTAGGTCATACTTCTATAGCAGCACTTAGAGAACCTTCTATGGGCCCTGTATTTGGACTTAAAGGTGGGGCAACTGGAGGTGGAGCTTCTCAGGTTTTACCAATGGAAGATATTAATCTACATTTTACAGGGGATTTTCATGCAATAACCGCAGCACATAATTTAATAAGTGCAGCTATTGATAATCATATTTATTGGGGAAATGAATTAAATATTGATACGGAAAATATATATTTTAAAAGAGTTCTTGACACAAATGACAGAGCTTTAAGAGACATTACAATAAATGACAAAAAATATGAAAGACAAGCTTCTTTTCAAATAACAGTAGCTTCTGAACTTATGGCTATACTTTGTCTTTGTGAATCACTTAGTGAACTTAAAGAAAAAATTGAAAAAATCGTTGTAGCAAAAGATGTAAACAACAATTTAATTACTGTCAAAGATCTTAATATTGCAGGGTCTTGTGCAGTAATATTAAAAGATGCAATAAAACCAAACATAGTACAAACAACAGAAAATACTCCTGTTTTAATACATGGTGGTCCTTTTGCAAATATAGCTCACGGTTGCAACTCAATTATTGCAACTAATCTTGCATTAAAATTATCTGATTATACTGTAACAGAAGCAGGATTTGCCGCAGATTTAGGTGCAGAAAAATTCTTTGATATAAAATGTAGAAAAGCTGATATAACTCCTGATGCTGTCGTATTAGTAATTACTTGCCGTGCTGTTAAAGAAAATTCACTTGAAAATATTAAAGCACATATTGAAAATTTACAAAATTTCAATATACCTATTATTCCTTGTATAAATCATTTCAGTGGTGATAATGAAAATGACATTAATGAAATAATAACTTATGTTGAAAATTTAGGATATAAATGTATTTTAACAGATTCATATTCAAAGGGTGGAGAAGGTACTCTAGAACTTGCAAGTACAGTAATAGACACTATCAATGAAAAAGATTCGTATTCAAATGAAGATGTTGAAAAGAAAGCGATTAAAAATTTTGAATACCTGTATAGCCTTGATACTGACATAAAGGAAAAAATTGAAATTCTTGCAAAAACAATATATAGAGCTGAAAAAGTTGAATATTCAGACCTTGCTTTACAAAAAATAAACTATTTTGATGAAAAAATATCTAAATTACCTATTTGTATTTCAAAAACACCTATTTCTATATCAGATAAACCTGATATTAAAGGCGTTCCAAGTAATTATACTTTTAATGTAAAAGATATAAGACCATCATTTGGAGCAGGATTTGTTGTTGTTATGTGTGGAAATATCATAGATATGCCAGGTCTACCTAAAATTCCTGCTGCTAACTTTATAGATATAGATGAAAATCAAGAAGTTGTAGGATTATTTTAA
- a CDS encoding transaldolase: MAIKIFADGANLNDMLKIYEEGLVQGFTTNPSLMKKGGVTSYKQFSQKVLEKIKDVPVSFEVFTNDLDTMYKEAKEIASWGENVYVKIPIITVNRESTIPLIKKLSDEGVKVNVTALYSIDQIQATVDALNENVGGYVSVFAGRISDSGHDHMPIIKAAREICDKKPKAELLWASTREVYNITQAEQCGVDIITCPNDIIYKYSKRGTNLLELSYQTVETFAKDIENLGFSVFE; the protein is encoded by the coding sequence ATGGCAATAAAAATATTTGCAGATGGTGCAAATTTAAATGATATGTTAAAAATATATGAAGAAGGCTTAGTTCAAGGATTTACAACTAATCCATCACTTATGAAAAAAGGTGGAGTAACAAGTTACAAACAATTTTCACAAAAAGTTTTAGAAAAAATAAAAGATGTGCCTGTTTCGTTTGAAGTATTTACAAATGATTTGGATACAATGTATAAAGAAGCAAAAGAAATAGCAAGCTGGGGAGAAAATGTATATGTAAAAATCCCTATTATTACAGTAAATAGAGAAAGCACTATACCTTTAATTAAAAAGTTATCTGATGAAGGTGTAAAAGTAAATGTTACAGCTTTATATAGTATAGATCAAATTCAAGCAACTGTTGATGCATTAAATGAAAATGTGGGTGGATATGTTTCAGTTTTTGCCGGAAGAATTTCAGATTCAGGACATGATCATATGCCAATTATTAAAGCTGCTAGAGAAATTTGTGATAAAAAACCTAAGGCAGAATTATTATGGGCTAGTACAAGAGAGGTTTATAATATAACACAAGCAGAACAATGTGGAGTTGATATTATAACTTGTCCAAATGATATAATATATAAATATAGCAAGAGAGGAACAAATCTTTTAGAACTTTCGTATCAAACAGTTGAAACTTTTGCTAAAGATATTGAAAATCTAGGATTTAGCGTATTTGAGTAA
- a CDS encoding PASTA domain-containing protein has product MKKVYILNTVLAILIIIFARAYILDTFFYNGLVKVPDVTNLNKKEAAKILKKAYLNYTFISSKSNDVPLDIVYSQKPASGHIVRAGRDIRLLVNDNNGQQIPDIINLPLAQAMNVLEKANIKVKRVDYISDGKDSEQVLAVYPKQNTRLSFNQSVTLLVSSKQLLSPNIMPNIIGLDVNEANLVLSQIGLKINDITRTPDSSYPINTIVSSYPKADEPINADTVINVVISEPANNAIKEEKIKQESIDEIIKEALKDGGESN; this is encoded by the coding sequence ATGAAAAAGGTTTATATTTTAAACACAGTTTTAGCTATTTTAATTATTATCTTTGCAAGAGCATATATTTTAGATACTTTCTTTTATAATGGTTTAGTAAAAGTACCGGATGTAACTAATTTAAATAAAAAAGAAGCAGCAAAAATATTAAAAAAAGCATATTTAAATTATACATTTATAAGTTCAAAATCTAATGATGTTCCACTAGATATAGTTTATTCTCAAAAACCTGCATCAGGGCATATAGTTAGAGCTGGAAGAGATATTAGATTATTAGTTAATGATAATAATGGTCAACAAATACCTGATATTATAAATTTACCGTTAGCACAAGCTATGAATGTATTAGAAAAAGCAAATATAAAGGTAAAAAGAGTTGATTATATTTCAGATGGAAAAGATAGTGAACAGGTTTTAGCAGTATATCCTAAACAAAATACAAGATTATCTTTTAATCAAAGTGTTACATTATTAGTATCATCAAAACAATTATTAAGTCCTAATATAATGCCTAATATAATTGGTCTTGATGTAAATGAAGCAAATTTAGTATTATCTCAAATAGGACTTAAAATAAATGATATAACTAGAACACCTGATTCTTCTTATCCGATTAATACAATTGTTAGTTCATATCCAAAAGCTGACGAACCAATAAATGCCGATACAGTTATTAATGTTGTTATTAGTGAACCTGCAAATAACGCTATTAAAGAAGAAAAAATAAAGCAAGAAAGTATAGATGAAATTATAAAAGAAGCTTTAAAAGACGGCGGTGAGTCTAATTAA